CCGGGCAGGCTTCGTTCCGCTCGCGATCGGCGCGGCGACATTGCTCTTTCAGCCGCGCCCCGATCTGCTCGTCACCGGCGACGGCCGCCATATTGCCGCGGCGCTGCCCGATGGCAGCTATGCGCTGCTGCGCGACCGGTCGGGCGACTATATTCGCGACACGATGGCGGAAGCCGCAGGGACCGATATGCCGCTCGCGAGCCTGGCCGACCTCGATCATGTCGAATGCAATCGCGATTTCTGCCGCTGGAGCCAGGGGCAGGGGGCCGCGCGTCATGTCATTCTCGCCTCGCGCGGGCGCGACCGGATCGAGGGTGCAGATATGGCCGATGCCTGCGCCGCGGCCGATATCGTTATCAGTGACCGCTGGTTACCGCGCGAGTGCGCCGGGCGCTGGATGACAATCGATCGCGACAGTCTCGCTACCAGCGGCGGCCTTGCAATCTACCTCGGCAAGGTACCCGAAGCCGTCGCCACGCTTAAGGCGGGCGACGGCCATCCCTGGCGGCTGCCGCAGCAGCTTAGTGGTAACGACGAAGCAGTCCCGACAGGCGGCCCTGAACGATGACGCGTTCGGCGGGATAGCGCTGCGGTTCATAGGCCGCGTTCGCCGGGTCGAGACGGATCATCTGCCCCTCACGGCGGAAATATTTGAGCGTCGCATCCTGCCCGTCGACGAGCGCAACGACGATGTCACCTTCGCGCGCGGTGCTCGCTTTCTGGATCAGCGCATAGTCGCCGTCGAAAATCCCCGCTTCGACCATCGAGTCGCCCGATACTTCGAGTGCATAATGTTCGCCCGAGCCGAGCAGCGCGGCGGGAACGGCAAGGTTGTTGTGATCCTCGAACGCCTCGATCGGGACGCCTGCAGCAATCTTGCCGTGGAGCGGGATCTCGATAACGTCGTTCGCAGCGATCGGCTTGAGCGCCGGGGCTGGCTTGCGGAGCGGGACGATATTGTCGCGATCGTTACGCACGACAGGTTTCGCGGCTTCGGGCACCTTGAGCACTTCGAGAGCGCGGGCGCGATTTGGAAGACGGCGGAGAAATCCCCTTTCTTCCAAGGCGCTTATCAGTCGATGTATACCCGATTTCGATTTGAGGCCCAGCGCCTCCTTCATCTCCTCGAACGAGGGCGAGATGCCGCTCGAATCGAGGCGTTCCTGGATGAAGTGGAGCAGTTCATGCTGCTTCGCGGTCAACATCGGTCGTTCTCCATGATGCCAATTCCGGACATATTGAGAACGATAGTGGAACAAAGCGGAACTTGTCAAGCGATGACAAGATAATCCGCGATGTCGCCCACATTGCGTGGGGGCGCGCCGATATCGCGGATCAGCAGCGCGTTCGCCGAGGCAAGGGGCAGGGTGCGGCCGCTCTCCTGCCCGATCATTGGCGTCAGGCGACCGCTTTCGAGTCGCGCGCGAAGATAGTCGCGGCGCGTACCGCCTTCGGCGAGGGGAGCGGCTAACGGCGCCCGATGGACAGGCGGCAGAGGCGCGCCCGCGCCCGCAAGGTGGCGGACGAGAGGCAAGAGGAACAGCGTAGCCGTGACGAAGGCCGACGAGGGGTTGCCCGGCAGGCCGAGCAGGATTGCGTCGCCGAGCGTTCCGGCGATCAGCGGCTTGCCGGGACGCATCGCGATCTTCC
This sequence is a window from Sphingopyxis sp. USTB-05. Protein-coding genes within it:
- the lexA gene encoding transcriptional repressor LexA codes for the protein MLTAKQHELLHFIQERLDSSGISPSFEEMKEALGLKSKSGIHRLISALEERGFLRRLPNRARALEVLKVPEAAKPVVRNDRDNIVPLRKPAPALKPIAANDVIEIPLHGKIAAGVPIEAFEDHNNLAVPAALLGSGEHYALEVSGDSMVEAGIFDGDYALIQKASTAREGDIVVALVDGQDATLKYFRREGQMIRLDPANAAYEPQRYPAERVIVQGRLSGLLRRYH